GTATGTGGGCTTTGTCATCTTTTCGAAGAACCCTGATGTCAGATTCAAACCAGCGAACGATGACAGAACATCATTCCAAAGACAATCCGCGAATGTGGGTGCTATGGATAAATCTGTCGCTGATGAACTAATGGCTCTTGGCACTGTCGCTAAAGAACATGATGGGGACTGGCAGGAGATGCTAGTTACCCAGGGTCAACAAAACACCGAATCAAGCACAGATAATCTTAACGATGAAAAACTCGAGGCAGCAGAGGAAGCTAATATTAGTAGGAAACATTCATTCAAGGATAAGATATTGCGTAAAATGTCATTGAGGAGAAATAAATCCACTTCGTCCAGGTTAACCGCTGGTAATAGACAAGCTACCGTCACTGCTTCGCATCTTTCCGGTGACTCTAGCTCAGAATCAGAAACGCCAATCGTTAAAACTATTAAAGGGACTCACACAAGAGCAGTGTCTGAGGCAGAAAACGGACTAATAGATAACAGTAgtgattttgattttgttaCTGACACACAACTCGATACTCCAACAGCTTCACCCCATCGTAAAACTTCGATAAGTGATAGCATAAATTTCAATAGTACTACGGATATGAATGCTACATCCTCAACAGATATTTTCCAACATAACAATAACTCCTACTACAAGTTGTAAATATGAGTGCCGTTTCGTTTCTAAACTCGTATATTATATAAACTTTTCATCGTATTAAACAAATGTATTATCGATTTTTGACTACGGGTGCACATATTCAAACAATTCATCTGAGACGTGCATATTATCCCAATAGTTAAGGAAAACTGAGCATTTTTCTAGTACTCGTGTTAGGTTTGCTGCCATTATTTTATCCGTAATACTTAAAGTTTTCCATAACTTAGTTGTGGCCACTTTATTCAATGTCCTCCAAGGTAAAGATAGTTTGTCCTGTTCTATGGTTGAAAGCTGAAGCAAAGGCGAAATaatatctttcaatttttctgttgCCAACGTGAGTTTGAAattatcttctttatcATAATGATATCTTTCTGAAACTTCAATCTCTTGAAACCAGGACAACTCTTTTGAGgatttccttcttgaatACCAATCGATGAGAAGTTCTTTTGTGGAAAGTTTGCTCTTGAAGTCAGGTATCTGGGACATACTTGTATTCATGTAATATGAGCTCAAACTAAAGTTAGTCGGAGCCATAGACAAATTCGGGGTCTGTAAGTATGGAACATATGTCTTTGTTTTTCGCTTTGACAGGAGAGTGATGAATGGGATTAATTTCTTAGCCATAACTTCTGACCAGGAATCAGAATAAGTCGATGCATACAATGGCTGAATTGGTATCGAATTAgataaagaacaaaattcCATTGCATTTGATGTACTTATTCCATCACTCTGTaaagattgaaatatcGTTTGTTTGGCATCCATATCCACATCACAATAAAACAAACCGCCAACCCAAGTGTAGGGTATAAAAACATCAAATGGACGGATCGCatacttctttcttctggCCATTTTTAAACAATGaaagttcttcaaactATTATTGGGATTTTCCTGTTCTTTAGATTCAAAAAAACACCACGGTTGGTTCCAATCCTTTACATCATTAGTAAGTTGCTTCTCAGTTTCAAAGACAACTTTACCCTCGTTACAATAAGTTATCTTCAAAGCTTTCCCTGATCTTTTATATAGCTGgtgaaaataaaatacCCTGTGTACTTTAAATCCAGTGAAGAGCTTTGTATCTCCAGGCAAAGAATCTACTGGAATCGTTGCCCCACTCCATATCTCAAAcgttttcttcatattcATGTTGGCAGAGTTGAAACCTACCGCACAAGCTTTATCAATTGTATGAACAGGGTATAGTGCTTTCCCGTAAgcaaaatcaaaaaataGAGCAGAACAAAAGAGAATCAACAACCATAGTTGACCTTTACTCATTCTATAACAAACCACACAACTGCTGTAGCTTCTAATAAAATGAGACTATCAAGACAAATAGCAGTTGTTCTGCTGAATAGCCTAAATCGCGCCCTTTGTCGAACAAATATAATAATTAGTaatattcttcaactttAGCTTTGAATACAAAATGGAGAAGATTGATGTAATATTAGGGGAAATAAGTCATATAGCTCGTAGTACTCTCGAGCCGAAACGGTTCAAGTTGATGCTTTATTTATGTGACACTGACACTGACATCAATATCATAATAACATTACCCGGTCCTATGCCATGTCCATCAACggctttgaaaaaaaaatgtttgaaaggggaatttgaataataaAGATCCATTCATGATTTTAACACGTtagttgaagaaaacatcGAAGGTAGAGACCCAACAGAGCGGAAGGAAATTAGCAATGAAACTTGACATCAATGTATGTGACACATTGTGTACTAGAGTAATTTGTGAGGTGCTTTTATCACGGAGAATCGCTGTTGAACGTTAGCAATTGCATATTAAGTATCTTAGGCGTTTTTCTGGTATCAATACATTTATGTTTTATGTTTTGATTCAACAgattatatttcttcagcCCTTATCAGCaactaaaagaaagagCTTTTACtaacatttttttcatctaTGGTGACTTTATTTGTCTTTAGAAAAAGCTCAGTGCCAGAACTGACAGGGTTAAGGGCATTGACTTTCATCCTGAGGAACCTTGGGTTTTAATTACCTTGTACTCAGGAAGAATTGAGATATGGAACTACGAGACGCAAACGCAAGTGAGATCTATTCCATTATGTGATGCTCCAGTGAGAGCTGGTAGATTCATTGCAAGAAAGAACTGGGTTGTTGTTGGTTCCGATGACTTTAAATTAAGAGTTTATAATTATAACACCGGTGAAAAAGTGACCGAATTCGAAGCACATCCTGATTATATCCGTTCCATTGCTGTGCATCCAACGAAGCCATTCGTTCTGACAGGTTCTGATGATCTGACTATTAAGTTATGGAACTGGGAAAAGAATTGGGGCTGCCAACAAACCTTTACCGGTCATGAGCACTTCGTCATGTCTGTTGCATTCAACCCAAAGGACCCCAACCAATTTGCCTCCGGTTGTTTGGATCACACTATCAAAGTTTGGTCGATTGGTCAAGATGTTCCAAATTTCACCTTGAAAGCACATGAAACTAAAGGTGTGAATTATGTCGACTATTACCCGTTACAAGATAAGCCTTATTTGATTACCACTTCCGATGACGGTACCATCAAGGTGTGGGATTACCAGACAAAATCTAATGTTGCTACTTTAGAGGGACATATGGCTAACGTGTCATATGCTGTATTCCATCCGACTTTACCTATCATTATCTCAGGTTCCGAGGATGGAACTCTCAAGATTTGGAATGCAAATACATACAAACTAGAGAAAACGTTGAACATCGGGCTTGAAAGAAGTTGGTGTATCGCTACTCATCCATCTGGTAAACGTAATTACATTGCATCGGGTTTCGACAATGGTTTCACAGTTCTATCCCTAGGTGATGATCAACCAAAATTATCTTTGGATCCAGTTGGTAAGTTAGTTTATTGCGGTGGTAAAGCATCAGCCACTGACGTCTTCTCTGCCATCATTAGAGGTAATGAAGAGGTAGAAGAAGGCGGTGCCCTTCCTTTGCAAAGCAAAGAATTAGGGTCGATCGACGTTTTCCCACAAAGTTTGAAGCATTCCCCAAATGGTAGATTTGTCACTGTTGTTGGTGATGACGAATTCATTGTGTACACTGCTTTAGCATGGAGAAACAAAGCTTTCGGCAAATGCCATGACTTTGCATGGGGCCCAGATTCTAATAGTTATGCGTTAATCACGGAAACGGGTGCAGTGACCTACTACAAGAACTTCAAACAAGTATCTTCTTGGTCAATTCCGCTTGATTACGGTGTCGAAAAAATCTTCCCTGGTTCAGTATTAGGTGTCAAAGCTGACGGCTTCgtatatttctttgattggGAATCAGGTAATCTagtgaaaagaattgatgtCGATGCTAAGGATATAATCTGGTCAGATAATGGAGAGCTTGTTATGATCATCAACAAAGACCATGAAACAGACTCTGCTGAAGAAGCTAATGCTTACGCTCTGTTGTTCAATAAGGATGTTTACGATGAGGCGGTTTCAGCTGGAAgtattgatgaagatggtgTAGAAGATGCGTTTGACGTATTATACGAAGTTTCAGAGGGTATCACGTCAGGTAAGTGGGTTGGTGATGTCTTCATTTTCACCACCCCAACAAATAGATTAAACTACTTTGTTGGTGGTAAAATCTATAATCTTGCACATTTCGATAAGCAGATGTACTTATTAGGTTATTTGCCAAGAGATGATAAAGTTTATTTGGCTGACAAAGATATCCATGTTTATGGTTATGAACTATCTATTGATGTTTTGGAATTCGAGACATTGGTACTCAGAGGCGAACTAGCTGAGGCCAAATCATCCGTACTACCTAATGttcaaggaaaagaaaacttgCTAAAGATCTCTAGATTTTTGGAGGGACAAgatttgtttgaagatgCCTTAGAAATTTCACCAGACGCTGAGCAGAAGTTTGATCTAGCTATTAAATTAGGCCGACTATCACTGGCGCAAGAAATATTGTCCGAGCAGGAAAGTGAGAACAGATGGATTCAATTGGGTGATGCTGCcttaaagaaattcaatttcacttTAGCTTTGCAATGTTATGAAAAGGCAAATGATCTAGAATCCCTTTTCTTGTTATATTCTTCATTCAACAATAGGGAAGAGTTGGTTTCATTGGCAAAGAATGCTGAGACTTCTGGTAAGTTCAACCTAGCTTTCAATGCTTATTGGGTAGCAGGTGACATAGCTGGAGCAAAGGACTTGCTATTAAAATCTAATAGGGTGCCAGAAGCTGCCCTATTAAGTTTAACATACGGGGAATCGGCAGAATCCATCAACACTGTAGTAGACGTATGGAAGCAAACTTTGATCAATGACGGTAAAGCCGCAATTGCTGAAAGAGTTGGAGTTGTCGGTAAGACAGAAGGTTTTCCATCAACGAATACACATACCTTACTTGATTTAGATACACCAAGCGAGAGCATAAAAGAAGCGGCTCCTGTAAACCATAAGTCAGAGGAGGATGTCgcagttgaagaaaaagcgTTGGATACCGAGGAAAAtaaggatgaagatgaagatgaagaagcatTCAAGGATTCATCTGAAGAGCCTCAAGGTTCAAAAGACGATGATAAACCCGCTGCAAAGGCGGAATAACTGTACGTTCCCCAACTcctaaaagaaaaaatgaactACGATAAATTCATAATCCGTAAATAATGTATTAATATGCTAGTATATTAACATGAACTAAACGATTACAATCCGTGAGTCTTGAAGATTCTATCAAACTGTTTAAAATATTTACAAGTACAATTATTCCTCTAAAAACACCTTCAATTTATCTATATCAGTTTTCTTCCCGCGAGCCACGAAATACAgttcttttgattcatttCTCGATGCATTGGGTTTGAATCTGTCGACTTTTTTGAATACCTTTTTAAgtctcttttcaagaagGGTATCTTCGCTTCCAGCATATAATTTACAAGTGAATGAACCTCCCGGTTTTAATAGGTCGATTGCTACAATTAATGCAGCATCACATAAGTCCATCGACATATAATGATCTTTACTTTGTATGCCTGTCGTGTTTGCCATCATATCGCTAAGCACAACATCGACCGGGTATCGTTCGATGTTCTGACTGATATCTGTCTGTGAGAATAGCTCCTTATACTCCTCTGTTTCCTTCAAATGGTTTAACTCTTCCTCTAGCATGTGCTGGAGATACCCATGATCCTTATGTAATTGATCATGCTTGTTTAGCTGGATATGACGAGCAAAGCAAAGTCTGATCAATTCATGAGTCTTTTTCGATAGGATGTTAGCCTGTAACGAATACACTCCCTTTGGCGGAGTACAACGTAACAAATCAACCCCCATGATCATTCCACCTGAACCGATCCTTTTCCTCGCTACTTGTGACCAGGCACCCGGCGCAAACCCAAGATCTAAAACTTTCtgattttgtttgaagaacCGGTATTTATCATCAATGTCCATTAATTTGAATGCTGCTCTGGACCTAAACTGCTGTTCCTTTGCAGCCTTGGTGAAATGATCATTCTTTTGCCTCGCTAACCAACGGTTCTGCGCATTAGAATTGTATCTTACTAGCCGTAGCACAAACGGAGTGCACCTATACTGAGGTGTGATCAAAGGCTGTAACACAGAATTCATCCCTACAATGATTCAGTATTCGCATGCAGCACCGTGCTACCTTTAACTGTCCAGGTATTGCATATTTGACATTTTACAGCCTTAACTTTTGATTGTCAGTACATATTCCACAGGAGAAACCTTAAAATATAACACCGATGAGATACAAATAAAGGTGAATAAGGAAGTACGTGCACTTTGCGAGTTCTCTAACAGGACGGACTACGAACTATGCAGCTTAGAGGACAACTTCAAGTCTCATCTGGACCTTATGATGCTACTTGGCAAGCGAATAGCCATTAACCCACACACCGCATAATGGTTAAGGATAGTGACACAATTTaagatttgaaattcttcCTAATTAGGATATTGTTGGCACTGAAATAATAAACACCCAGTCACCGCACCAATTTTCAACAGTCCCAGCATTTTTGTACCCACTCCTGGCCAAAGCCTACaggaaaactgaaaaatttcagattGAACCACATTGGAATAACAACATATGATGAAAACAGCTAATCAATCGGGACGTTGTTCTCTTATTCTCtcttgatatatatatttttataTTGTTCGTATTCTGTTTGTTTTAGAATTTAAAAGAGCACAGTCGCAAGCCTATTAAACGGACCACCAAATACTTTTGGAAGACTCTCACCACTCATAAAACATCAAAGATGTCTAAGATTACTTCCTCTCACGTTAGAGACAACGTCAAGGAGTTGTTGAAATACTCCAATGAAACcaagaagagaaatttcttggaaacCGTTGAATTGCAAGTCGG
The genomic region above belongs to Kluyveromyces lactis strain NRRL Y-1140 chromosome B complete sequence and contains:
- a CDS encoding uncharacterized protein (weakly similar to uniprot|P53122 Saccharomyces cerevisiae YGL138C); its protein translation is MSKGQLWLLILFCSALFFDFAYGKALYPVHTIDKACAVGFNSANMNMKKTFEIWSGATIPVDSLPGDTKLFTGFKVHRVFYFHQLYKRSGKALKITYCNEGKVVFETEKQLTNDVKDWNQPWCFFESKEQENPNNSLKNFHCLKMARRKKYAIRPFDVFIPYTWVGGLFYCDVDMDAKQTIFQSLQSDGISTSNAMEFCSLSNSIPIQPLYASTYSDSWSEVMAKKLIPFITLLSKRKTKTYVPYLQTPNLSMAPTNFSLSSYYMNTSMSQIPDFKSKLSTKELLIDWYSRRKSSKELSWFQEIEVSERYHYDKEDNFKLTLATEKLKDIISPLLQLSTIEQDKLSLPWRTLNKVATTKLWKTLSITDKIMAANLTRVLEKCSVFLNYWDNMHVSDELFEYVHP
- the MRM2 gene encoding 21S rRNA (uridine2791-2'-O) methyltransferase (similar to uniprot|P53123 Saccharomyces cerevisiae YGL136C MRM2 Mitochondrial 21S rRNA methyltransferase, required for methylation of U(2791) in 21S rRNA; MRM2 deletion confers thermosensitive respiration and loss of mitochondrial DNA; has similarity to Spb1p and Trm7p, and to E. coli FtsJ/RrmJ) is translated as MNSVLQPLITPQYRCTPFVLRLVRYNSNAQNRWLARQKNDHFTKAAKEQQFRSRAAFKLMDIDDKYRFFKQNQKVLDLGFAPGAWSQVARKRIGSGGMIMGVDLLRCTPPKGVYSLQANILSKKTHELIRLCFARHIQLNKHDQLHKDHGYLQHMLEEELNHLKETEEYKELFSQTDISQNIERYPVDVVLSDMMANTTGIQSKDHYMSMDLCDAALIVAIDLLKPGGSFTCKLYAGSEDTLLEKRLKKVFKKVDRFKPNASRNESKELYFVARGKKTDIDKLKVFLEE
- the SEC27 gene encoding coatomer subunit beta' (highly similar to uniprot|P41811 Saccharomyces cerevisiae YGL137W SEC27 Involved in beta'-subunit of yeast coatomer), which produces MKLDINKKLSARTDRVKGIDFHPEEPWVLITLYSGRIEIWNYETQTQVRSIPLCDAPVRAGRFIARKNWVVVGSDDFKLRVYNYNTGEKVTEFEAHPDYIRSIAVHPTKPFVLTGSDDLTIKLWNWEKNWGCQQTFTGHEHFVMSVAFNPKDPNQFASGCLDHTIKVWSIGQDVPNFTLKAHETKGVNYVDYYPLQDKPYLITTSDDGTIKVWDYQTKSNVATLEGHMANVSYAVFHPTLPIIISGSEDGTLKIWNANTYKLEKTLNIGLERSWCIATHPSGKRNYIASGFDNGFTVLSLGDDQPKLSLDPVGKLVYCGGKASATDVFSAIIRGNEEVEEGGALPLQSKELGSIDVFPQSLKHSPNGRFVTVVGDDEFIVYTALAWRNKAFGKCHDFAWGPDSNSYALITETGAVTYYKNFKQVSSWSIPLDYGVEKIFPGSVLGVKADGFVYFFDWESGNLVKRIDVDAKDIIWSDNGELVMIINKDHETDSAEEANAYALLFNKDVYDEAVSAGSIDEDGVEDAFDVLYEVSEGITSGKWVGDVFIFTTPTNRLNYFVGGKIYNLAHFDKQMYLLGYLPRDDKVYLADKDIHVYGYELSIDVLEFETLVLRGELAEAKSSVLPNVQGKENLLKISRFLEGQDLFEDALEISPDAEQKFDLAIKLGRLSLAQEILSEQESENRWIQLGDAALKKFNFTLALQCYEKANDLESLFLLYSSFNNREELVSLAKNAETSGKFNLAFNAYWVAGDIAGAKDLLLKSNRVPEAALLSLTYGESAESINTVVDVWKQTLINDGKAAIAERVGVVGKTEGFPSTNTHTLLDLDTPSESIKEAAPVNHKSEEDVAVEEKALDTEENKDEDEDEEAFKDSSEEPQGSKDDDKPAAKAE